The genomic DNA GAGTGAGTTGAATTCTAAAAAATAAATATAGTTAAGTAATTTTGATTATAAAATGACTTAGGTCATTTAAATCTTTGAAGTTATTTTTTCAACTCGAAATATCTTTTTGAGACTTTACCTAAATCTCCCTTTGAAAAGGAACAAAAAAAAAAAACAAAATCGTATACATTTTCTTCTACAAACCCTTTAAAATAAGAAGGTAATACATATTGTATTGGAAATTTATTTCTTTTAATTTAGTTTTACTTTGTACTGTTTTAGTTAATAAAGATGCTTGTATAAAAAAGGACAATTAAAATGTTGGTACTCCAATTTCTTTCAAGAGTTTTTTATAATTAACCTGCAATTCTTCTGATAAAAAAGAGGTTAGCAAGGGTTCTTTTGCTTTTAGATCTAATTTTATAAATCTTTAGAAGATGTAATGGATCTTATTTCTCATCCAAAGAAATTGAAAAAAATATGTTCATAATAAGAAACAAAGAACTGTTTCTCGTTCTAATAAATAAAAAAGACAAACTCATACAAATAACAGTCAGTAAAACCTCAATTTTCATAACCTATATTTTTTCTAACAATACAATATCAAAATCGGAGTTTACAGCTACTTGTCCACCTTTAACCTTTATCGATTGATTTGAATAAAAGTCATTTACTATATCTCCATCTTTAAATACTGAAGAAACAGTAATCACTTTATTACCTTCCGCTAAATTTATACCAATAACTACTTTATCTTCATTTCTAACTCTTGAAAAAACCAATCCGTTTTCTTCTGAAATCAAGGCATGTCTTCCTGCGCCTACTGCCATATGATTTGCTCTAAACTGACCTAATTTTTGCCAATGAGTTAAGATCTTTTGAGTTTCTTCTATGGTCTGAATTTCATTCCAATTCATAAAAGAACGCAACGTTGCATCACCAACAGTTCCTTCGATTGTTAAATTTCTTGCAGATTCGTCTCCATAATAAACCTGAGCAGTTCCGGGTGTTAAAAACAACATGGTCGCTGTTTTGTAAGACATTTGTCTTTCTTTGTCAAAAGGTTGCCCATCATCATGAGACGTCATGTAATTTAAAATTCCGTAATTTTTTAATTCAGTATTTAAAATTGAATCATATTTGTGAAAAACAGCTTTTTCTTCCATTTGCTTCACATTCCATTTTAGCTCAAAATTGACCAAACTATTGAATGCTTGATCAAAATAATTGACCTTTTTATCACCAAAACTATATGCTTTTCCATGAGAAATTGCATAATTATAAACTTCACCAACTAGATAAAAGTTGTTATCATCTAGCACTTTTTCTGGATTTTGATTCTTGTATTCAGTAAAAGCAACATCACATTCAGCTTTAAATTCTTGCCACACAAATTCTTCTGTATGCTTTACCGTATCAACTCTGTAACCATCAATTCCGAATTCTGTAATATAATCTGTAAGCCATTTCATAATATAAAAACGGGGCGCTCTAGGGTGTCCTGTTCGTTCAAAAAAAGCATCTAATTCTTGTAATTCTTGCTCATAACGTCCTTCATCCTTCCATTTTGCAACCAATTGAGGTGGTAATGCAACTGTTTCGTTACTTTCCGTTTTAATATCTGGTAAATTTCTCACCAACGTACACGTAATCGTGTTTTCATAATTATCATGAGAACATTCCGGACCAGTTCTTACCCAATCACTTGGCCAAACAGGGTCTTTATCTGTTACTGGACCTGTATGATTGATGACTGCATCTAATAAAACACGAATTCCGTTTTTATGAGCGATTGTAACCAATTCTTTCAATTCTTCTTTTGTTCCAAAGTTAGGATCAATACTAGTCCAATCTTTTGTCCAATAGCCATGATATCCGTAAGAAACACCTGTTCCTTCATCTGTTTCTCCATGAATTTGTTCAACAACAGGCGTCATCCAAATAGCATTAATTCCCAATTTTGTAAAATATCCTTCTTTAATTTTTTGAGTAATCCCTTTGATATCTCCTCCTTCAAAACCACGTAATTTCCCCGTTTCTTTAGTTCTCTCAAAATTGATATCATTTGAAGTATCTCCATTATTAAAACGATCTGTTAACAAGAAATAGATATTTGCTCCTTCCCAAACGAATTCTTTTTTGGTGAGTTGTTTTTTAGGTTTTATCACTGATGGTTTTTCTTTACAGCTAAAAATAGTTGCTATCAAAAATAAGAAAAGTATATTTTTCATAATTGGTTTTATTGAAGTTGAAGAATTAGTGATTCTAAAGAATTTATTTTAACATCTATAGTTCCTATTGAATTTTTAACGTCTAAGTTGAACGATTTTGAATTATATAATTTATCTTTTACAGTATAAATTCCATCTTTTAAATTCCATTTTTTTATAATTTCTGAAGGAATTTTTAATTGAAAATTATATATTTCTTTATCATCAAAATTAGATATAATTATTAATTTTTCATTTTCTGAATAGCGAACAAAAGATAAAACTTTAGCATTATAATGCTCTGTATTTTTTCTATTATATTGATGAATATCTTCATATTCTCCCATTAAAGCATCACTTTTAATCGTAAAATTTAATAAGCGTTTATAAAAACCTCTTAATTCTAATTCCTCTTTGGTCGATTTTCCGCCATCAAAATGTTTATTATTTACCCAACGTTGCAAAGCAGGAACTGCCACATAATCAAAAATTGAAGTTCTAGATGGCGCTCCAAAACCTGCGTTTTCAGAACCATCTTCACCAAGTTCTTGCCCAAAATAAACCATCGTTGGCGCTGTAGAAATTGTGGTAGAAACAACCATTGCAGGTTTTCCTTTTAAAGCATTTCCTGCAAATTCTGGGCTCGCAATTCTTTGCTCATCATGATTCTCTAAAAAGTGCAACATATGGTGCTCAATATCTTTTAAATCTTCTTGAATTGGCGGAATATTATCTGTCAAACCCTTTCCTTGCATTACATTTTTAATCGTATCGTATAACTGGACTTTGTCATACAAATAATCCATTTTTCCTTTTTTGATATACGCTCTATACATCTTAGGATTGTACACCTCAGCCAATAAAAAAGCATTCGGATTCTTCATTTTTATGGATGAATTCATAAAACTCCAAAACTCCACAGGCACCATTTCTGCCATGTCATATCTAAAACCATCCACTCCTTTCTCTATCCAATACAACGCAATATCTCTAAATTTAACCCAAGAATTTGGCACTGTTTTATCTTGCCAAAAAGCAAAATGTTTTTTATAACCTTCATTTTCAAAACCTACAGGCAAATCATCAAAATCTTTTTTTCCTTCAGGAGAAACTCCATAATTCACTTTTACAGTTTCATACCAATCATAAAAACCTGGCTTTGGAGAACGTGAACCATTTCCTGTCCATTTAGACGGATTCTCATTAAATTTACCATCAGATAAAGGATTCTTTTCTCCTCCTAAAGGCAAATAATCATTTAAAAAATCTGGAACTTGAAATGCTTCATTAGGGGTGTAATAAAAATTATTATTTACAGCATACACAACAGAAGTATCATCATCTGAACCAAAATCTTTTGTTCCTTCAGGGTTTGTTAAACTTTGGTAATTTCTTGCAACGTGATTTGGCACAATATCAATAAGTACTTTCAAATGGTTTTTATGAGAACGTTCTATTAAAGCTTCAAACTCTTCTAATCTATTTTCAACATTTACTGCCAAATCCGGATTCACATTGTAATAATCTTTAACCGCATACGGCGATCCTGCTCTCCCCTTTACAACATCAGGATCATCATTTGAAATACCAAATTCGGTATAATCACGAATTACATCATGATGCGGAACACCTGTGTACCAAATATGAGTAACACCTAAATCTTTAATTTCAGCTAAGGCTTTGTCCGTAAAATCGTTGAACTTACCAACACCATTTTCTTCAATAGTTCCCCAAGGTTTATTGGTTGTATTTGTGTTCCCAAACAAACGCGTAAAAACCTGATAAACAACTATTTTTTTCTTTGAAGTTGAAATCTCCATTTTATTTTTTGATGCTTTTTCTGCTGAACAACCAATTAATATTGATAAAATTAAAACAGGTAAAATGCGGCATACTTTTCTCATAATAGGTCTTTATTTTAATGATACTTTCACGGCTATATTCTCTTTAGGGTTCCATTTAAAAGGAATTCTAAGCATCTTTTTTTCTACCAAAATTATTTTTCTTTCTCCATCTACTTTTATCTTTTTAGGAGTCCAGTTTACGTTATGTATTACCAAAGTAATTTCTTTACCCGCTGAATTCCAATACCTTCCAGATTCAGCTTCAAAATCAATATTTAAGAAACGTTTTGTAATTTCAGCTTCAAATGCTAGTATTTCTGACTTCCCTTTTTCGAAAGCTTGCGAAAGTAACCCGTTATCATTATACATTTTTTGCCTACTTTTCTTTGCAGAAGCATCAAAATAATAATGAATTTCTAAATTATTACCATCGTAATTATCTGTTGTTTGCACCAATTTTGTCATCGGAATAAAAGAACCGCCTCTTACATAAGTAGGTATTGAGTTTTCTTCAACTTGTATTGTTTTCGTCTGTCCTCCTTCTACTTTTTCATCAGTATAAAAATTGTACCAATTCCCCGTTTTTGGAAAATAAATTGTTTTCGTTTTTACTGAATCTTTCAAAATCGGTGTAATCAGAAAATCTTTTCCCCATAAATAAGTCGTTGAGTTATTCATTAATTTATCATCGTCCTCTTCAAAGAAAATAGGACGCATTAATGGGGTTCCTCTTTGATTATTTTCGAATGCCAAATTGTAATTGTAAGGCAATAATTTATAGCGTAATTCTATCGATTTTTTTGCTTGTTTTTTTGCTTTATCACTTCTATAAACAGGCTCACTTGGTACATCTTCTTGTGCATGCGGTCTAAATATTGGCTGAAAAACACCATACTGCAACCAACGTATGTATAAATTATCATCTAAATTAGCGCCTGCAAATCCGCCTAAATCTGAGTGCATATACCCCAAACCTTGCATGCCCATTTGTAAGGCAATTTCTGGTTGCGATTGCAATCCGCCCCAAGTTCTATTAACATCTCCAGACCAAGGTATCATCCCGAATCTTTGCGAACCCGCTGCACCAGCACGCATTAAAATAAAAGGCCTTTCATTAGGAAATTCTTTTTTATATCCTTCAAAAATTAAGTGCGCCCAATCATGCCCATAAATATTATGGATTTCATCCGCTTTTTTATTCTTAAAACTTACCCAAGAAGGCAATACTTCTGGCTCTCCTAAATCTCCCCAAAGTCCTTTTGCCCCAAGATTAATTAGTTCTTTATAAATATTCCAAAACCACTCTTTTCCTGCTGTTTTGTAAATATCCACAATACCTGTATTTCCAAAATAGAAATCATATTTTGCAGGGTTTCCAATAGTATCTGTTGCTAAAACTTCTTTCTCTACTGCTTCTTTCCATTTTTTAGAATTCGATACTATAAAAGGCTCAGTAATTAAAACTGTTTTAACTCCTTTGTCTTTTAAACGCCCAATCATTCCTTTCATATCAGGAAAAGAATCTTTGTCAACTTCTAAATTCCCCATCGTTCCTTGTACCGTTTTACCAAACCAATACAAATCTAAAATAATAGCATCTACAGGAATTTCTTCCTCCTGAAACTTTGCAATTGTAGCTTCCGTTTCTTTCTGAGAATGATACCCAAATCTGCTGGAAAAATTACCTAGAGTCCATCTGGGTGGCAAAGGTTGTTTCCCCGTTAAGTCTGTATAATTATTTACCAAATCTAACCAAGAATCACCAACAATAACTTGGTACGTTTTACGGCCAGAAATAGTTTCGTAGGTTAAAGAATTGTCCTTTTTACTATCTAAATCTAAATACCCAATTGGTGCATTGTCAAAATGAAGCATGTATTTTTTTGAAGAAATTACAATTGGTAAAGTAAAGTTCATCAATTCTGCATGCGCTTCATAACCATATTTCGCTCTATTATACAGCGCTAAACGATTTCCTCTTCTATTCATGCCTAAAGCCCTTGCGCCTGCTCCATACAAAACCTCTTTTGAGGTTAAATTAAACTCTATTTTCTCTGTTTCTTCAGCTACAATATTTCCTTTAACTAGTTCTAAAGGAATATGTTTAGACTTAAAATACCCTTGTTTTTCTGAAGTAATTTCTGCTCCTTTATAGAAGTAAGAAATTTGAAAAGGTTTTTTTTGAATTTTTACTGATATTCCTTTTGAGGTATACTCCACAGAACTTAATGTTTCATTAAATTTAATTTCTATTGCATTTGGTTCTAAAACTACCGCGTGAGAATTTACGTTAAACTTCTCTCCTTTCGGAATAAAAAACGTTTCTATAATTTTTGAATTGTAGAATTGAATTTGATACATCCCATCATTTACTTCAATATTTAAAACCCTCTCCTTTTGTAAAGAAGCATTTTTAAAAATTCTATTTGAATTTTGTGCAAAGGATAACGTTGAGATGAAAAGGAATAAAAATAATATTTTGATGTTCTTCATATTAAGTATTAAAGTGTTCTCGATACAGTTCTGATAAAAAAACGGTGTCACTCGAACTGACAGACGGTTATAAAAAGGATTCGGTTTCAACTTATTTTTTCAATAAAAAAGTTAATGGAAAATCTAATCTTTTTTGCCAAGACAATTCTGAATGATCTGTTCCTTCAAAAAATAAATTTTGAAAATTTAAAGCATCATATCCTCCTTTTTTAAAGATTGAATCTACTTTTGGCGCATATTTTGGATAAAAAGCATCCAAGGTTTTATTCCCATAATCGAAATACATCTTGTGTGATTCCGCAGCTGGTAAATTATTTTCTAAATAACTAAAAATTGCTGCTGGTAAAGAATTGTTTTCTTTTGGTGTTCCGCCAACCCAGTGTGTAGAAAAGCAAGCTGCTCCTGCAAAAGTTGTTGGATATTCTGCTACTGCATACATAGACATTAAACCGCCCATTGAGGAACCTGCAACAAAAGTATTTTCTTTATTTGAATGTACAGAATAGGTATTATCTATGTATGGTTTTAACTCTTCAACCATAAATTTCAAATACTCATCTCCTTTTAAATCAATATTAAAGTTGTTCTTTTTTGCTTCTGAATAAATTGCATCTTTATCATCTTTTGATAGAAAATTCATTGCTTTTTCTGGATATAAATCTTGCCAACGAATTTTGGGGATATTATGAATTCCAACTACAATAAAGTCTCTTGCAATGCCTTCTTTCATTAATTTTGAAGCCACTTCGTCAATCATCCATTCTTGTTTATTCCACGTTGTAGTTGCATCAAATAAATTCTGACCATCATGCATGTATAAAACTGCATATTTTTTTTCTGACGAATAATTTTCTGGCAACCACACATCTACTGGTCTTGGCACAATATTTTTAGAAGGAAAAGAAGCTACCCTTATTAATTTTCCGCTTGCTAAAACTGCTTTTTCTAAGACGGTTGCTGTTATGTTAGCATAGTTCTTCTCTTTTGGTTTTACTTCTTGTTTTTGTGTTTTACAAGAAAATGTTAACAGAATTAAAAAGAGGATGATTAGATTTTTCATATTATAATTTTAAGACCTCTCGACTGCGCTCGAGGAGACATTCATTAATATTTTGTAGTTAAAAGAATACTTCCTTTTTCGGATAATTCTATAGAATTTTTCCAAATAAAATCTTCTCCAGTAATTATATTTTTCAACGTTTTTCCTTCTAAACCAATTTCTGAATATCGTTTTAAATCAATACTAATTGGTTTTTCATTTTTGTTGATGATATTCACAACAACTTCATCATTTAAAATTCTAAACAAGAAATACGTTCCCTTAAATGGTGCAAAATGAACGGTTTTTCCTTCGTGAACTGCTTTTGAATCTTTTCTAAAGTTGAGTAATTTTTTTAAGAAAGATTGCATATTTTTCTGGTTAGGCTTTAAACCTTCACCTGTAAAAGCATTCGTTTTATCATTTTTAAAACCTCCAGGAAAATCTGTACGAATTAAACCATGATCTCCAGGGTTCTTAAAATCTTCCATCAAAATCTCTGTTCCGTAATAAATTTGCGGAATTCTAGGCAATGTTAAGTATAGAGATAACGCCATTTTGGTGTTTTCTATATCTCCTTTTAATTGCGTAAAAATCCGACTCATGTCATGATTATCCGGAAAAATCATAATATCTTTTGGAGTTGCATAATGAAAATCATTTGCCAAACCTTCATACATTTTCACCAAACCTGTATCCCAAGTTTCTTCTTCATTTAAAGCGTCTACAACGTTTTGTTGCATGGCAAAATCCATGGTAGATTTTAAATTAGATTCGTAACCGTCTTTATTATTTGCGCCTTTTTGCCAGTAACCAATTAATAACGGATTGTAACTCCATTCTTCACCAACAATAGAAAAATTAGGATATTCATTCATAATTGAACCTGCCCAATTACTCATAAATTGTTTGTCAGGATACGGATACGTATCTTGTCGAATTCCGCTTAAACCAATGGTTTCAATCCACCAAATACTATTCTGAATGATGTATTTTGCCATAAAAGGGTTTTTCTGATTTAAGTCTGGCATTGTAGACACAAACCAACCATCCGACATTCCTTTTTTATCTGCTTTAGAAGCATAGATATCTTGATTTGAAGTTCTTCTATGATTTGAAGTGATTAAATCGCCTTTATTCTCGAAATTATCTTGATGATTTACCCAATCTTTAAAAGGCAAATCTTTCATCCACCAATGTTCGCTACCACAATGATTCGCTACCTGATCCATAATTAACTTCAATCCTTTTTCTCTTGATACATCCGCCAATTCTCTATAATCGGCTAAGGTTCCAAAACGAGGATCTATTTCATACAAATCTGTAATTGCATACCCATGATAGGATTGTTTTGGCATGTCGTTTGTTAATAAAGGGCTAGACCAAATTGCCGTAAAACCCATTTTATCTATATATGCTAAATGATTGGTAATTCCTTTAATATCGCCACCGTGTCTGGCATAATCATCTGCTCTATTAATGGTGTTTTCTTTTAAAAAGTGAACAGATGCTTCTGTTTCATTCTTTTTTGTAATTCTAGCTCCAATATCATTTGAAGTATCTGCATTTGCAAAACGATCTGGCGTAATTAAATAAATAGCATCAGAACTATCAAAACCAATGTAATCATCCGCAGATTTTTCTCTTGATTTTAATTCGTATGTGTGTGTTTTTTTTGTGCCCTCTTTAAATGTAAAAACAATATCAAACTTTCCTGCTTTTGTAGATTTATCTATCTTTAAATCTAAAAACAAATAGTTTTTACTGTTTGCTTTGTTTACTTTTTTTATAGAAACTCCGGCATAAGAAATAGAAGGTTCTGAGTTTCCTATATTGTCTTCCTTTACCAACAATTGTAGCGAAGTATCTTTAAAACCAATCCACCAATTTGGCGGCTCTACTCTTTCTAAAGAAGTCTTTGAAATTGAAACCTCAGAAACATTTTTTTGGTTCTCTGTATTGCTACAAGAAATAAAAATGAAAATAGAGAATGAATAAAAAATGTTTCTGATATGTTTCATAAATCCTGCTTTAAACAATTAATAAATTATTAGGAGAGACCGTTATAGCTTCTCCATTTACTAAAATATTGATTTCTTGTTTTCCTTCTAACTCAAAATGAGCACCATTTTGAGTAACATTTACAGTAATAACCTGATGTCTAAAGTTTACTTTAAATGAATACGATTTCCATCCTTTAGGTATTTTTGGCGAAAAAGAAAGGGTGTTATTCTGCACTCTCATTCCTCCAAAACCTTCTACAATACTCATCCAAGTTCCTGCCATAGAAGTGGTGTGTAAACCTTCTTCTACTTCGTGATTGTAATCGTCTAAATCTAAACGAGAAGTTCTTAAATAGAATTCATACGCTTGGTCCATTCTACCCAACTTTGCTGCTTGAATACTGTGTACACAAGGAGAAAGTGAACTTTCGTGCACTGTAAATGGTTCATAAAAATCGAAATGACGTTCTAATTCTTCCGTAGAGAAATCACTTTCGAACATATAGAAACCTTGCAAAGTATCAGCTTGTTTTATATAGGGTGAACGCAAGATTCTATCCCAACTCCATTTTTGATTGATAGGTCTTTGACTCAACTCTAAATCTGCAACGGTAATTAATTCTTTGTCTAAGAAACCATCTTGCTGTAAGAAAACATTGTGCTTTTCTGAATATGGAAAATACATATTGTCTGCAACTTTCTTCCAACCCATTAATTCTTCATCAGAGAAATTTACTTTTCCTTTAATTCTGTTATAATCTGAAGCATGCTCTTTTTTTACAATTTCAATATTTTCTAACGCATAATTTATACACCATTTTGCAATATAATTTGTATAAAAATTATTGTTGATGTTGTTTTCATATTCATTAGGACCAGTTACCCCCAAAATCATGAATTTATTTTTATTGGTTGAAAAAGTTGCTCTTTGATGCCAAAAACGTGCAATCGCAATTAAAACTTCCAATCCTTTTTCTGGAATGTAAGAATAATCATCTGTAAAACGGTAATAGTTAAAAATAGCAAAAGCGATGGCACCGTTTCTATGAATTTCTTCAAATGTAATTTCCCATTCATTATGGCATTCTTCCCCATTCATAGTCACCATTGGGTATAATGCTGCTCCGTTTTTAAAACCGAGTTTTTCCG from Polaribacter sp. ALD11 includes the following:
- a CDS encoding alpha-amylase family glycosyl hydrolase — its product is MKNILFLFLIATIFSCKEKPSVIKPKKQLTKKEFVWEGANIYFLLTDRFNNGDTSNDINFERTKETGKLRGFEGGDIKGITQKIKEGYFTKLGINAIWMTPVVEQIHGETDEGTGVSYGYHGYWTKDWTSIDPNFGTKEELKELVTIAHKNGIRVLLDAVINHTGPVTDKDPVWPSDWVRTGPECSHDNYENTITCTLVRNLPDIKTESNETVALPPQLVAKWKDEGRYEQELQELDAFFERTGHPRAPRFYIMKWLTDYITEFGIDGYRVDTVKHTEEFVWQEFKAECDVAFTEYKNQNPEKVLDDNNFYLVGEVYNYAISHGKAYSFGDKKVNYFDQAFNSLVNFELKWNVKQMEEKAVFHKYDSILNTELKNYGILNYMTSHDDGQPFDKERQMSYKTATMLFLTPGTAQVYYGDESARNLTIEGTVGDATLRSFMNWNEIQTIEETQKILTHWQKLGQFRANHMAVGAGRHALISEENGLVFSRVRNEDKVVIGINLAEGNKVITVSSVFKDGDIVNDFYSNQSIKVKGGQVAVNSDFDIVLLEKI
- a CDS encoding alpha-amylase family glycosyl hydrolase; this encodes MRKVCRILPVLILSILIGCSAEKASKNKMEISTSKKKIVVYQVFTRLFGNTNTTNKPWGTIEENGVGKFNDFTDKALAEIKDLGVTHIWYTGVPHHDVIRDYTEFGISNDDPDVVKGRAGSPYAVKDYYNVNPDLAVNVENRLEEFEALIERSHKNHLKVLIDIVPNHVARNYQSLTNPEGTKDFGSDDDTSVVYAVNNNFYYTPNEAFQVPDFLNDYLPLGGEKNPLSDGKFNENPSKWTGNGSRSPKPGFYDWYETVKVNYGVSPEGKKDFDDLPVGFENEGYKKHFAFWQDKTVPNSWVKFRDIALYWIEKGVDGFRYDMAEMVPVEFWSFMNSSIKMKNPNAFLLAEVYNPKMYRAYIKKGKMDYLYDKVQLYDTIKNVMQGKGLTDNIPPIQEDLKDIEHHMLHFLENHDEQRIASPEFAGNALKGKPAMVVSTTISTAPTMVYFGQELGEDGSENAGFGAPSRTSIFDYVAVPALQRWVNNKHFDGGKSTKEELELRGFYKRLLNFTIKSDALMGEYEDIHQYNRKNTEHYNAKVLSFVRYSENEKLIIISNFDDKEIYNFQLKIPSEIIKKWNLKDGIYTVKDKLYNSKSFNLDVKNSIGTIDVKINSLESLILQLQ
- a CDS encoding TIM-barrel domain-containing protein, with the protein product MKNIKILFLFLFISTLSFAQNSNRIFKNASLQKERVLNIEVNDGMYQIQFYNSKIIETFFIPKGEKFNVNSHAVVLEPNAIEIKFNETLSSVEYTSKGISVKIQKKPFQISYFYKGAEITSEKQGYFKSKHIPLELVKGNIVAEETEKIEFNLTSKEVLYGAGARALGMNRRGNRLALYNRAKYGYEAHAELMNFTLPIVISSKKYMLHFDNAPIGYLDLDSKKDNSLTYETISGRKTYQVIVGDSWLDLVNNYTDLTGKQPLPPRWTLGNFSSRFGYHSQKETEATIAKFQEEEIPVDAIILDLYWFGKTVQGTMGNLEVDKDSFPDMKGMIGRLKDKGVKTVLITEPFIVSNSKKWKEAVEKEVLATDTIGNPAKYDFYFGNTGIVDIYKTAGKEWFWNIYKELINLGAKGLWGDLGEPEVLPSWVSFKNKKADEIHNIYGHDWAHLIFEGYKKEFPNERPFILMRAGAAGSQRFGMIPWSGDVNRTWGGLQSQPEIALQMGMQGLGYMHSDLGGFAGANLDDNLYIRWLQYGVFQPIFRPHAQEDVPSEPVYRSDKAKKQAKKSIELRYKLLPYNYNLAFENNQRGTPLMRPIFFEEDDDKLMNNSTTYLWGKDFLITPILKDSVKTKTIYFPKTGNWYNFYTDEKVEGGQTKTIQVEENSIPTYVRGGSFIPMTKLVQTTDNYDGNNLEIHYYFDASAKKSRQKMYNDNGLLSQAFEKGKSEILAFEAEITKRFLNIDFEAESGRYWNSAGKEITLVIHNVNWTPKKIKVDGERKIILVEKKMLRIPFKWNPKENIAVKVSLK
- a CDS encoding alpha/beta hydrolase, giving the protein MKNLIILFLILLTFSCKTQKQEVKPKEKNYANITATVLEKAVLASGKLIRVASFPSKNIVPRPVDVWLPENYSSEKKYAVLYMHDGQNLFDATTTWNKQEWMIDEVASKLMKEGIARDFIVVGIHNIPKIRWQDLYPEKAMNFLSKDDKDAIYSEAKKNNFNIDLKGDEYLKFMVEELKPYIDNTYSVHSNKENTFVAGSSMGGLMSMYAVAEYPTTFAGAACFSTHWVGGTPKENNSLPAAIFSYLENNLPAAESHKMYFDYGNKTLDAFYPKYAPKVDSIFKKGGYDALNFQNLFFEGTDHSELSWQKRLDFPLTFLLKK
- a CDS encoding glycoside hydrolase family 13 protein — translated: MKHIRNIFYSFSIFIFISCSNTENQKNVSEVSISKTSLERVEPPNWWIGFKDTSLQLLVKEDNIGNSEPSISYAGVSIKKVNKANSKNYLFLDLKIDKSTKAGKFDIVFTFKEGTKKTHTYELKSREKSADDYIGFDSSDAIYLITPDRFANADTSNDIGARITKKNETEASVHFLKENTINRADDYARHGGDIKGITNHLAYIDKMGFTAIWSSPLLTNDMPKQSYHGYAITDLYEIDPRFGTLADYRELADVSREKGLKLIMDQVANHCGSEHWWMKDLPFKDWVNHQDNFENKGDLITSNHRRTSNQDIYASKADKKGMSDGWFVSTMPDLNQKNPFMAKYIIQNSIWWIETIGLSGIRQDTYPYPDKQFMSNWAGSIMNEYPNFSIVGEEWSYNPLLIGYWQKGANNKDGYESNLKSTMDFAMQQNVVDALNEEETWDTGLVKMYEGLANDFHYATPKDIMIFPDNHDMSRIFTQLKGDIENTKMALSLYLTLPRIPQIYYGTEILMEDFKNPGDHGLIRTDFPGGFKNDKTNAFTGEGLKPNQKNMQSFLKKLLNFRKDSKAVHEGKTVHFAPFKGTYFLFRILNDEVVVNIINKNEKPISIDLKRYSEIGLEGKTLKNIITGEDFIWKNSIELSEKGSILLTTKY